In Exiguobacterium acetylicum, the genomic stretch CAAACGCGATGTTTAAGGTGGAGTTAGAAAACGGCCACACGGTCCTCGCGCACGTCTCAGGAAAAATTCGGATGCACTTCATTCGGATCTTGCCAGGAGATAAAGTAACGGTTGAGTTGTCACCATACGACTTGACTCGCGGACGGATCACATACCGTTTCAAATAAAAACTCCGATTTTTTCAGGAGGAGGTATTCACAATGAAAGTAAGACCTTCGGTTAAACCGATCTGTGAAAAATGTAAAGTTATCCGCCGTAAAGGCAAAGTAATGGTTATTTGCGAAAACCCTAAGCATAAACAAAAACAAGGGTAATTAAACAAGGAGGTGCACACATGGCACGTATTGCTGGTGTAGATATTCCACGTGAGAAACGCATCGTCATCTCACTCACTTACATCTATGGTGTTGGTAAAACGACTGCTCAAAAAGTCTTGAAAGAAACTGGTATCTCTGAAGATACTCGTACTCGCGACTTGACTGAGGAACAATTGAACCAACTTCGTGATGGTTTAGACAAAATCAAAGTTGAGGGTGACCTTCGTCGTGAAATCTCACTCAACATCAAACGTTTGATCGAAATCGGTTGCTACCGTGGTGTTCGTCACCGTCGTGGTCTTCCAGTTCGTGGTCAAAACACTAAAAACAACTCGCGCACTCGTAAAGGCCCACGCCGTACAGTAGCGAACAAGAAGAAGTAAGGGAGGGTAAACTAAGATGGCAAAACGCAAACAGAACGTTCGTAGTAAACGTAAAGTCAAAAAGAATATTGAATCTGGTATCGTGCATATCCGTTCAACATTCAACAACACGATCGTTACGATCACTGATATGCAAGGGAATGCAATCTCTTGGGCAACTGCAGGTAACATGGGCTTCAAAGGCTCACGTAAATCGACTCCTTTCGCTGCACAAATGGCATCTGAAACAGCTGCTAAAACAGCAATGGATAACGGTATGCGTACTGTAGAAGTTAACGTTAAAGGTCCTGGTGCAGGTCGTGAAGCAGCTATCCGTGCTCTTCAAGCAATCGGTCTCGAAGTCACTGCAATCCGTGACGTTACTCCAGTACCACACAACGGTTGCCGCCCTCCAAAACGTCGTCGCGTGTAACCCGTCTTGTACTGCAGAGCGGGGATTCGAGTAGACTTTTGTTGATCGTTTGACCAAGCAAGGCAGTAGAAACGTACACAAGGCGGTTGGCGAT encodes the following:
- the rpsM gene encoding 30S ribosomal protein S13: MARIAGVDIPREKRIVISLTYIYGVGKTTAQKVLKETGISEDTRTRDLTEEQLNQLRDGLDKIKVEGDLRREISLNIKRLIEIGCYRGVRHRRGLPVRGQNTKNNSRTRKGPRRTVANKKK
- the infA gene encoding translation initiation factor IF-1, whose translation is MAKQDVIEVEGTVIEPLPNAMFKVELENGHTVLAHVSGKIRMHFIRILPGDKVTVELSPYDLTRGRITYRFK
- the rpmJ gene encoding 50S ribosomal protein L36, which translates into the protein MKVRPSVKPICEKCKVIRRKGKVMVICENPKHKQKQG
- the rpsK gene encoding 30S ribosomal protein S11 gives rise to the protein MAKRKQNVRSKRKVKKNIESGIVHIRSTFNNTIVTITDMQGNAISWATAGNMGFKGSRKSTPFAAQMASETAAKTAMDNGMRTVEVNVKGPGAGREAAIRALQAIGLEVTAIRDVTPVPHNGCRPPKRRRV